A region of Haloplanus sp. XH21 DNA encodes the following proteins:
- a CDS encoding TATA-box-binding protein — MVEIANAVGSGDVGVELDIAEVEADLPVPYTEYDPENYHGLYVRLVEDGPLITLYRSGKYIISGRSSFEELHETNRAFLQTLAGLDIINTSIETGFTVQNVVCTGELQRSVNLNALSVGLGLEAVEYEPEQFPGLIYRPPDFPAVLLVFANGNVVITGAADVETAEEAFNHLQTKVEGLLVD, encoded by the coding sequence ATGGTTGAGATCGCGAACGCCGTTGGCTCAGGCGATGTCGGTGTCGAACTGGACATTGCGGAAGTCGAAGCTGATCTCCCGGTTCCGTACACCGAATACGATCCCGAGAACTACCACGGTCTCTACGTACGGCTCGTCGAGGATGGACCACTCATCACCCTCTACCGGAGTGGCAAGTACATCATCAGCGGCCGTTCCAGCTTCGAGGAATTACACGAGACAAACCGTGCGTTCCTGCAAACCCTCGCCGGGCTGGACATCATCAATACATCCATCGAGACCGGGTTTACCGTCCAAAACGTCGTCTGTACGGGAGAGTTGCAGCGATCGGTGAACCTCAATGCGCTGTCGGTCGGACTGGGACTAGAAGCAGTCGAGTACGAACCCGAGCAGTTCCCTGGTCTCATCTACCGACCGCCGGATTTCCCAGCCGTGCTGTTAGTCTTCGCGAATGGTAATGTCGTGATAACCGGCGCAGCAGATGTAGAGACTGCGGAGGAGGCATTCAATCACCTTCAGACGAAGGTGGAGGGACTTCTCGTTGACTAA
- a CDS encoding type II toxin-antitoxin system antitoxin SocA domain-containing protein has translation MSSQGIETSLSPDDFQELKGVIKEFLSKYRYLYEFRVQKLVFYAEVYAIDNYERRLTDASWKPYIYGSFSEDVRVAVRDLDVPTQTVYRNGDETIKYLNKGLSGQHLESNAKREIINRVHGRTRNQSTQELAQFSKSHWLFEHTDYESVMSFERYLNYIQDIDEGDRSLFDSDHPEIRDDSLVQINNEV, from the coding sequence ATGAGTTCTCAAGGCATCGAAACCTCGCTCAGTCCGGATGACTTTCAGGAACTCAAAGGTGTAATCAAAGAATTTCTCAGCAAGTATCGATACCTGTACGAGTTTAGAGTCCAGAAGCTCGTGTTCTACGCTGAGGTCTATGCTATCGATAATTACGAGCGTCGTCTTACCGATGCTTCTTGGAAGCCATACATCTATGGGAGCTTTTCCGAAGATGTACGGGTAGCTGTCCGTGATCTCGACGTGCCCACACAGACAGTCTATCGAAACGGGGATGAAACGATCAAGTACCTCAATAAAGGCCTGAGTGGCCAGCACTTGGAGAGTAATGCAAAACGGGAGATCATTAATCGCGTCCATGGGCGTACCCGGAACCAGAGTACCCAAGAACTGGCACAGTTCAGCAAAAGCCACTGGCTCTTCGAACACACAGATTATGAATCTGTAATGTCATTTGAAAGGTATCTGAACTATATCCAAGATATTGATGAAGGCGACCGGAGCCTCTTCGACTCAGACCATCCAGAGATTCGGGATGATAGCCTCGTTCAGATAAACAACGAGGTATGA
- a CDS encoding metallophosphoesterase family protein yields the protein MKIGVISDIHANAPALRVVLDGLADRDVDQTLCAGDVVGYYPFPNEVISLLAEHDVRSIVGNHDAAVLDETPSGFSIDAKRAADWTRRQLTPESNAFLESLPMTIEETIDGREVYVVHGSPEDPLNEYIWGDEVDERALDYWFDNRPDLVIFGHTHRPFVKEIGSTTVLNPGSVGQPRDRNPRSAFAVVDLKSLSVDRYRVDYDIEAVADETGKYLPRKLGDRLYEGR from the coding sequence ATGAAGATAGGAGTTATCTCCGACATCCATGCAAATGCTCCCGCTCTTCGTGTCGTACTGGATGGTCTAGCCGACAGGGATGTTGACCAGACCCTTTGTGCTGGTGATGTAGTAGGCTACTACCCGTTCCCGAACGAAGTCATCTCACTCCTTGCAGAGCACGATGTTCGGTCGATCGTCGGGAATCACGATGCTGCTGTTCTTGATGAAACGCCCTCAGGATTTAGTATCGATGCTAAGCGTGCAGCTGATTGGACGAGGCGACAACTGACGCCCGAGAGCAACGCATTTCTCGAATCACTTCCGATGACAATCGAGGAAACTATCGATGGTCGAGAGGTATACGTGGTTCACGGCTCTCCGGAAGACCCGCTGAACGAGTACATCTGGGGAGATGAAGTCGACGAACGAGCACTCGACTATTGGTTTGATAATCGGCCAGACTTGGTTATCTTTGGACACACCCATCGACCGTTCGTGAAGGAGATCGGGTCGACAACCGTACTAAATCCAGGGAGTGTAGGCCAGCCTCGGGATAGGAATCCTCGCTCTGCATTCGCTGTAGTTGACTTGAAGTCTCTGTCTGTGGACCGGTATCGGGTTGATTATGATATCGAAGCCGTCGCAGATGAGACTGGAAAATACCTTCCTCGTAAGCTCGGCGACCGACTGTACGAAGGTCGATGA
- a CDS encoding DUF262 domain-containing protein translates to MPKADQKTVSQVFSDAKLQVPLYQRSYAWEPQQVEDLLNDIDYVYRRRYGSPNARSVTTAPSDAGSNDMNGNSDVYHYFGTLVLNARGKQDMMGSEWTVYDIIDGQQRLTTTNVFIACIVEELEAIADAFDAAGLGKEDLPEGVVRPPGYLATNYTENYLKLGDRKEGRHLEPGELTEAAYAELIIDQGDPQTILDNDERLVPEKKLARAKEIIQKWIREKRELFLGDEDLGQATEADLLEYYTAIKRYTGVLTSQFKLTSQEVESTDEAGRLFEAVNDRGRDITLADKVKSYLIYVSGEFDTLDSEAVARRFNDAVETVAQYATDDDDIDQLVQFHWELFTGEYKKVRKNRSGPTPIHRRIKESPRHIPLERDPEEVATWVNNYVDTLSSVSKSYVQANYLDVFNRQTDVSPQVQARVKSLHNINFSNIAPLIIAAIERYDADSPEFARIATLCEVYSFRVYQVAKRSQRTARREFKEAAHRLYASEFEDGFVEDLFGEAVVDPPYENPAAAVDEVTAYLDNYIGRHCPDNDFVEYLTRSDIIQGSDTRGWPGFCNKGAIRFLLFEYEKHLRQEKNTDTSLKMLPSVMDLDEFTIEHIAPRTPETSAAELENHEENVNRLGNLALLGPKDNPSASNDEYATKYEEIYQDAQMEILGDDLPAPAAGWDVDALDARARDIVAFALDHWSGESAAVVTMAQGSSDEAEEAATDPRTDTAFTIRDDAQRTYAEDLDVDPSRVKLVRQGDADMPSSGADGVTELPQCSCGALYTRISDGEDDTEMYECVCGSSLEAPNLAGITRSVLAD, encoded by the coding sequence ATGCCGAAGGCGGATCAAAAAACAGTCTCACAGGTCTTTTCGGACGCAAAATTACAAGTCCCACTCTATCAGCGAAGCTACGCTTGGGAACCGCAGCAGGTCGAGGACCTCCTGAACGACATCGACTACGTCTATCGCCGGCGCTACGGCTCTCCGAACGCTCGCAGCGTGACTACTGCTCCATCCGATGCGGGCAGCAACGACATGAACGGGAATTCAGACGTCTACCACTACTTCGGGACGTTGGTTCTCAACGCGAGAGGCAAGCAGGACATGATGGGGTCGGAGTGGACCGTTTACGACATAATTGACGGGCAACAGCGGCTCACGACGACCAACGTCTTCATCGCCTGCATCGTGGAGGAGCTCGAGGCGATCGCGGATGCATTCGATGCTGCGGGGCTCGGCAAGGAGGATCTCCCGGAAGGTGTCGTTCGCCCTCCTGGCTATCTCGCGACGAATTACACGGAGAACTATCTCAAGCTTGGCGACCGGAAGGAGGGCCGCCATCTTGAGCCCGGAGAACTCACTGAAGCAGCGTATGCAGAACTCATCATCGACCAGGGTGATCCACAGACGATCCTTGACAATGACGAGCGGCTTGTCCCGGAGAAGAAGCTGGCCAGAGCGAAAGAAATCATCCAGAAGTGGATCCGTGAGAAGCGGGAACTCTTCCTCGGTGATGAAGACCTGGGGCAGGCTACGGAAGCGGATCTCCTCGAATACTATACGGCCATCAAGCGGTATACGGGTGTTCTCACTTCCCAATTCAAACTCACCTCTCAAGAGGTCGAGAGCACGGACGAGGCAGGTCGGCTCTTCGAGGCTGTCAACGACCGAGGACGGGATATCACCCTTGCCGACAAGGTCAAATCGTACCTGATCTACGTCTCCGGCGAATTCGACACGTTGGACTCAGAAGCAGTCGCCCGCCGATTCAACGACGCAGTCGAAACGGTCGCCCAGTACGCCACCGACGATGACGATATCGACCAACTGGTTCAGTTCCACTGGGAGCTCTTTACGGGAGAGTACAAGAAAGTCCGCAAGAACCGATCTGGCCCGACGCCAATCCACCGGCGTATCAAGGAATCACCCCGCCATATTCCCCTCGAACGGGATCCAGAAGAGGTCGCGACGTGGGTCAACAACTACGTCGACACGCTCTCGAGCGTCTCCAAATCCTACGTCCAAGCGAATTATCTCGACGTTTTCAACCGGCAAACCGACGTCTCGCCCCAGGTCCAGGCTCGCGTCAAGTCCCTCCACAACATCAACTTCTCCAATATCGCGCCGCTCATCATCGCAGCCATCGAGCGATACGATGCTGACAGCCCGGAGTTCGCGCGGATTGCCACGCTCTGTGAGGTTTATTCGTTCCGCGTCTACCAGGTCGCCAAACGATCGCAACGAACCGCACGCCGCGAGTTCAAGGAGGCAGCGCACCGGCTCTACGCCTCCGAGTTCGAGGACGGCTTCGTCGAGGATCTGTTCGGTGAAGCGGTCGTCGACCCGCCCTACGAGAACCCAGCTGCCGCCGTCGACGAGGTGACGGCGTATCTCGACAATTACATCGGCCGGCACTGCCCCGATAACGACTTCGTCGAGTACCTGACGCGGTCGGACATCATCCAGGGGAGCGACACGCGCGGGTGGCCGGGCTTCTGTAACAAGGGTGCGATCCGGTTCCTGTTGTTCGAGTACGAGAAGCACCTTCGCCAGGAGAAGAACACGGATACGTCGCTGAAAATGCTCCCCAGCGTGATGGACCTCGACGAGTTCACGATCGAGCACATCGCGCCGCGAACGCCGGAGACCAGCGCTGCGGAGCTTGAAAATCACGAGGAGAACGTGAATCGGTTGGGGAATCTCGCGCTCCTCGGGCCGAAGGATAATCCGTCAGCGTCGAACGACGAGTATGCGACAAAGTACGAGGAGATCTACCAAGACGCGCAGATGGAGATCCTTGGTGATGACCTCCCAGCTCCGGCAGCGGGCTGGGACGTCGACGCGCTGGATGCACGAGCGCGGGATATCGTGGCCTTCGCGCTCGACCACTGGAGTGGCGAATCGGCGGCCGTCGTTACGATGGCACAGGGAAGTTCCGACGAAGCTGAGGAGGCAGCCACTGATCCGAGGACGGACACCGCGTTCACCATCCGTGATGATGCACAACGGACGTATGCGGAGGACCTCGACGTGGATCCTTCGCGAGTGAAACTTGTCCGACAGGGTGACGCGGATATGCCGAGTTCAGGCGCCGATGGGGTAACCGAACTCCCACAGTGCTCCTGTGGAGCGCTCTACACTCGCATCTCCGATGGAGAGGATGACACAGAGATGTACGAGTGCGTCTGTGGGTCCTCGTTAGAAGCTCCGAATCTCGCTGGGATCACTCGGTCGGTTCTCGCTGACTGA
- a CDS encoding serine/threonine protein kinase: MSGALTIDQITAHFEDVDIQREIEGGANKQVYEAKYEGQTIAFKILPIDNRRAEGYAKREIETMQKIDSPILVDLHGYTATEIDGTYVFAILEEFVPGNTLKDVLEENGGDLELGIDVTRSLLSVLAAFDEDDIIHRDIKPGNIMVRPSGDITLLDVGIARMQNRTSLTPTFAPHAPGTYAYSAPEQLNNEKEIQGCRTDLFATGIVMFESITGEHPFAPDDIDITIPDAILQEERKELDGYIENKDFEAQLNEFFKKMTAFEPYERFRKPKFARQEFNNITGGADV; the protein is encoded by the coding sequence ATGTCCGGTGCTCTCACTATTGACCAAATCACCGCCCATTTCGAGGACGTCGACATCCAACGCGAGATCGAAGGTGGTGCGAATAAACAAGTGTACGAGGCAAAGTACGAGGGGCAGACTATAGCGTTCAAAATCCTCCCAATCGACAACAGACGAGCCGAGGGATACGCAAAACGGGAGATCGAAACCATGCAGAAAATTGACTCCCCAATTCTGGTCGACCTTCATGGCTATACTGCTACGGAAATCGATGGAACCTACGTGTTCGCCATCCTCGAAGAATTCGTCCCCGGGAACACGCTCAAGGACGTTCTCGAAGAAAACGGCGGTGACCTCGAACTCGGCATTGATGTGACGCGATCGCTCCTGTCGGTCCTCGCGGCCTTTGACGAGGACGACATTATCCACCGAGATATCAAGCCTGGGAACATAATGGTTCGCCCGAGCGGCGATATCACTCTGCTTGACGTGGGTATCGCACGAATGCAAAACCGAACAAGCCTCACACCCACTTTCGCCCCGCACGCACCTGGGACATACGCATATTCAGCCCCCGAGCAGTTGAACAACGAGAAAGAAATCCAAGGATGCCGGACAGATCTATTCGCAACAGGTATCGTGATGTTCGAGTCCATCACCGGAGAGCACCCCTTCGCACCGGACGACATCGATATTACCATCCCCGATGCAATCCTACAAGAAGAGCGAAAAGAACTGGACGGATACATCGAAAACAAAGACTTTGAAGCACAACTCAACGAATTCTTCAAGAAGATGACCGCATTCGAGCCCTACGAACGATTCCGGAAGCCAAAGTTCGCACGTCAAGAATTCAACAATATCACAGGTGGTGCCGATGTTTGA
- a CDS encoding helix-turn-helix transcriptional regulator encodes MTPSDIDCHGPIARQTASKHLTQFTDRGLTKPTAGECGYELTAGGKVIVDAVERCLQQVDRDALTHLSGSTHALPLLQTLSEYPARPSELARNTPGSPSRPTVQRELQTFAEHGWSMEVDGHHQITHAGKRVLDAYDELGVTVEQVMEKAPWFQRLDPIHADIPVAALDGARLYVSSPDSPGIVLAAALKLCDPRLDRFRVLTSIFNPTLFRAYDMLLKLGLKGEAIVDASLYERLHEEGMEHFLDDSDYDAFDIYRLEVPLTLGIGIYDEQQVAIGVYNEAGGGEHIAMILSTNDAIVEWGAGLFESYREEACPANKPDSELVSG; translated from the coding sequence ATGACGCCGTCGGACATCGATTGCCACGGGCCGATCGCCCGACAGACCGCCTCGAAGCATCTCACCCAGTTCACCGACCGTGGCCTGACGAAACCCACGGCCGGGGAGTGCGGCTACGAGCTGACGGCCGGTGGGAAGGTCATAGTAGATGCCGTCGAGCGATGTCTACAACAGGTTGATCGCGACGCCCTAACCCACCTGTCCGGATCTACGCATGCGCTCCCCCTGTTGCAAACGCTGTCCGAGTACCCGGCACGACCGAGCGAACTCGCCAGGAACACCCCCGGCTCGCCGTCTCGACCAACCGTCCAGCGGGAGTTGCAGACGTTTGCGGAACACGGCTGGAGCATGGAGGTCGATGGACATCACCAGATTACACACGCCGGGAAGCGCGTGCTAGACGCTTATGACGAACTCGGCGTGACGGTCGAACAGGTGATGGAGAAGGCACCGTGGTTTCAGCGGCTCGATCCGATTCACGCCGACATCCCGGTTGCTGCGCTCGACGGTGCAAGGCTGTACGTCTCGAGTCCGGACTCGCCGGGGATCGTTCTCGCGGCCGCCCTCAAGCTCTGCGATCCACGACTGGACCGTTTCCGGGTCCTGACGTCGATCTTCAACCCCACGCTCTTCAGAGCGTACGATATGTTGCTCAAACTCGGGCTCAAGGGAGAGGCAATCGTCGATGCGTCACTCTATGAACGGCTGCACGAGGAGGGGATGGAACACTTTCTGGATGACTCCGACTACGATGCGTTCGATATCTACCGACTCGAAGTGCCACTGACCCTCGGGATCGGGATCTACGACGAACAGCAGGTGGCGATTGGCGTGTACAATGAGGCCGGCGGTGGTGAACACATCGCCATGATTCTGAGCACCAATGACGCTATCGTCGAGTGGGGAGCTGGGTTATTCGAATCATATCGCGAGGAGGCCTGTCCAGCCAATAAACCGGACTCCGAACTCGTCAGTGGATGA
- a CDS encoding cytochrome P450: MASRLPPSPSGYPVLKNAIHFARDPFAFVEDAVAECGDIYRMELPGIDDVFVFAHPEYFNRVLVTDVDAFGKTEDYRRAFGNGLLSVEGQRWRRQREMLQPLFYRDRIRGYTDQMVACTNRRLTTWTDGESHDMETEMRDLTLEVLFATLFGRRLVPGEDQELREAADGLNEWFAPSSWMLPPWVPTPARRRFKQSTKRLRREVRALLDDNKQENPSNTDSGVENSSLSNHRVPAESAVHDLLTQLQRARETDDAAQLTTEEIEDQLVTMVFAGHETTAAALGFTWYLLATHPDIRDRFHAELDTVLDGDPPSAEDLDDLEVTERIITEALRLYPPVHTIPRRTKTKVEIGGYSIPAGHELHLSIIHVHRDEQFYDEPLAFRPERWTDEFEKELPDFAYAPFGGGRRSCIGREFALLEAKVVLATIGQEYRLDWERTGDLDLSPRVTTRTKEGIPLRIRRR, translated from the coding sequence GTGGCGTCCCGGCTGCCTCCATCACCGTCCGGCTACCCAGTCCTCAAGAACGCGATCCATTTTGCTCGGGATCCGTTCGCGTTTGTGGAGGATGCCGTCGCCGAGTGTGGCGACATCTACCGCATGGAGCTGCCGGGAATTGACGACGTCTTCGTCTTCGCCCACCCCGAGTACTTCAATCGGGTGCTGGTAACCGACGTCGACGCGTTCGGGAAGACTGAGGATTACCGCCGGGCGTTCGGCAACGGGTTGCTCTCGGTGGAGGGCCAGCGGTGGCGACGGCAGCGCGAGATGCTCCAGCCGTTATTCTACCGCGACCGAATCCGTGGCTACACGGATCAGATGGTGGCCTGCACCAATCGACGGCTCACGACCTGGACCGATGGCGAGTCACACGACATGGAGACGGAAATGCGGGATCTGACACTCGAGGTCCTCTTCGCGACCTTGTTCGGTCGCCGGCTAGTCCCCGGCGAAGACCAAGAGCTCCGCGAGGCGGCCGATGGTCTCAACGAATGGTTCGCACCGTCATCGTGGATGTTGCCGCCCTGGGTGCCAACACCGGCTCGTCGACGCTTCAAGCAATCGACCAAGCGACTCAGACGGGAAGTCAGAGCACTGCTTGATGACAATAAGCAGGAGAACCCCTCGAACACAGATTCGGGCGTGGAGAACTCCTCGCTGAGTAACCACCGAGTTCCCGCCGAATCAGCCGTACACGATCTCCTCACCCAGCTCCAGCGTGCCCGGGAAACCGATGACGCCGCACAGCTCACGACCGAGGAGATCGAAGACCAGTTGGTGACGATGGTGTTCGCCGGTCACGAGACGACAGCGGCCGCACTCGGGTTCACGTGGTATCTGCTGGCGACGCATCCGGACATTCGCGACCGATTCCACGCGGAGCTCGACACGGTCCTCGACGGCGACCCCCCGTCTGCCGAGGACCTCGATGACTTGGAGGTTACCGAACGGATCATCACAGAAGCGCTCCGGCTGTATCCGCCGGTCCACACGATTCCTCGGCGGACGAAGACGAAAGTCGAAATCGGCGGCTACAGCATTCCGGCCGGGCACGAACTCCATCTGTCGATCATTCACGTCCACCGGGACGAGCAGTTCTACGACGAGCCGCTCGCGTTCCGTCCCGAGCGATGGACGGACGAGTTCGAGAAGGAGCTCCCCGACTTCGCGTACGCCCCGTTCGGCGGCGGCCGACGTTCCTGTATCGGTCGGGAGTTCGCGTTGCTCGAAGCCAAAGTTGTCCTCGCGACGATCGGTCAAGAATACCGGCTCGATTGGGAGCGAACGGGAGATCTCGACCTGTCGCCTCGGGTGACGACTCGAACGAAGGAAGGTATCCCGTTGCGAATTCGTCGCCGGTAA
- a CDS encoding HEPN domain-containing protein, protein MDVDPPTRTFNQLSAGGFMQNTEEVSVPAPGDLFDDRDLFDNLYAGEFAEAAQVIYDQLPDPPDDDQLSEANRVESIERGLFEFVGVVLNYAGEFQFDEDAFANAFEEQFEPRFTDREYSRFLLVLKNISIEPDITIDLDTEIQGSPDYLGPYAVDTLRIRPLDRLEEAGIATHEAPGTSVLEPVETLDAGGPNAALEIVLRRRRPFREIAREIDDTEISPWERPDFDVTPADVYPWQQLTNVIEYLAATVRRCLRLLCPMGTVGYEKGYNVVPGWETYRGIAAPVTFELEFECPSSTEGTHIAEDRALEIPRLWRDHRRRIAPGHDKFQNPLARFERMFSRESLEDQLVDCVVGCETTVLKGGSPGGNKYRLGVRTAVLLGEQNARNWSSEQIGEFFRTLYDYRNEVVHEDTTLPDEPSDGEWITVEDEEFLASTFLNRARELYADLILEYLDLVSSQDVSIQDVNEQIDDRTLWYGAEIREQLFKTSPE, encoded by the coding sequence GTGGATGTCGATCCACCAACACGGACGTTCAATCAGCTGAGTGCTGGCGGGTTTATGCAGAACACCGAGGAAGTCTCGGTTCCAGCTCCCGGTGACCTCTTCGACGACAGGGATCTCTTCGATAATCTCTATGCTGGCGAATTTGCAGAGGCGGCCCAGGTCATCTACGATCAGCTCCCGGATCCTCCAGACGACGATCAGTTATCCGAAGCCAACCGTGTCGAGTCTATCGAACGGGGACTGTTCGAGTTCGTCGGGGTCGTGTTGAATTACGCCGGCGAGTTTCAGTTCGACGAGGATGCCTTCGCAAACGCCTTCGAGGAGCAGTTCGAGCCCCGGTTCACCGATCGAGAGTACTCCCGTTTTCTGCTCGTTCTAAAGAACATCTCCATCGAGCCAGACATCACGATTGACCTCGATACGGAGATCCAAGGTAGCCCGGACTATCTGGGACCATACGCCGTTGACACGCTCCGGATTCGCCCCTTAGACCGTCTGGAGGAAGCCGGAATCGCGACGCACGAAGCCCCGGGGACGAGCGTCCTCGAACCAGTCGAGACGCTCGATGCAGGCGGCCCGAACGCAGCGCTAGAAATCGTTCTCCGACGCCGGCGGCCCTTTAGAGAGATCGCTCGCGAGATCGATGACACCGAAATCTCCCCCTGGGAACGTCCCGATTTTGACGTCACACCGGCCGACGTCTATCCCTGGCAGCAGCTGACCAACGTAATAGAGTATCTCGCGGCGACCGTTCGTCGGTGTCTGCGGCTCCTCTGCCCGATGGGAACTGTTGGCTACGAGAAGGGCTACAACGTGGTGCCAGGCTGGGAAACGTACCGTGGAATTGCGGCACCGGTCACCTTTGAACTCGAATTCGAGTGCCCGAGTTCGACGGAAGGAACGCATATCGCTGAAGATCGTGCCCTGGAGATTCCTCGACTGTGGCGAGATCATCGACGCCGAATCGCCCCAGGCCATGACAAGTTTCAGAATCCGCTGGCCCGGTTCGAGCGAATGTTCAGCCGGGAGTCTCTCGAGGATCAATTAGTCGACTGCGTCGTCGGCTGCGAAACGACCGTGCTGAAAGGTGGCTCTCCTGGCGGGAACAAATACCGGCTCGGTGTGCGGACGGCAGTGCTTCTGGGTGAGCAGAACGCTCGCAATTGGTCGTCAGAACAGATAGGAGAGTTCTTCAGAACGCTGTATGATTACCGGAACGAGGTCGTCCACGAGGATACAACACTCCCAGACGAACCGAGCGATGGTGAGTGGATTACGGTCGAGGACGAGGAATTCCTTGCAAGCACGTTCCTCAACCGCGCTCGCGAACTCTATGCAGACCTCATCTTGGAGTACCTTGATCTAGTTTCATCACAGGACGTGTCCATACAGGATGTCAACGAACAGATCGACGACCGTACACTATGGTATGGCGCAGAGATACGCGAGCAGCTTTTCAAAACCTCTCCAGAATGA